One Solanum lycopersicum chromosome 2, SLM_r2.1 genomic region harbors:
- the LOC101262881 gene encoding F-box protein At5g39250 — MACEEILKAVFPFLEGIELATCMIVCKQWRDIARDDYFWKCLCSKKWPSICKRSSPPTVTYYNLFQNFHKRPYRRTVLPPKLSFSDLEFYIDIWTEEKIIFSDVVPGPVLQKGIWIPPPGICDVLRFHLEGPEYKMTLPVEPRFTIPLCQTVSVSVLVGRKDTNKVACIIKKSLFDYIDRTAYRALAYDYLDFSSPMCLFVSGVRAWISLLFMDHGNEGALDVFGIEMDFCDAANSEDEVLWLLDMLEWK; from the coding sequence ATGGCGTGTGAAGAAATTCTGAAGGCTGTATTCCCATTTCTGGAGGGCATTGAACTGGCTACATGTATGATAGTGTGCAAACAGTGGCGAGATATTGCACGAGATGATTACTTCTGGAAATGTCTTTGTTCTAAAAAATGGCCATCTATTTGCAAACGGTCATCACCTCCCACTGTAACATACTATAATCTATTTCAGAACTTCCATAAACGTCCATACCGCCGGACTGTTCTCCCTCCTAAACTTTCCTTCAGTGACTTAGAGTTCTACATTGACATATGGACTGAAGAGAAGATAATATTTTCAGATGTGGTCCCAGGGCCTGTTCTTCAGAAGGGAATCTGGATCCCACCTCCCGGAATCTGTGATGTGCTTAGGTTCCACTTGGAAGGGCCTGAATACAAGATGACTCTACCTGTGGAACCAAGATTTACAATTCCTTTGTGCCAGACAGTCAGCGTCTCTGTGCTTGTTGGGCGCAAAGATACAAATAAAGTTGCATGCATTATCAAGAAGTCCCTTTTTGATTATATAGATCGAACAGCATATCGGGCTTTAGCTTATGACTATCTTGACTTCTCCTCTCCCATGTGCTTGTTTGTATCGGGTGTTCGGGCTTGGATATCTTTGCTGTTCATGGACCATGGTAATGAGGGGGCACTTGATGTTTTCGGGATTGAGATGGATTTCTGCGATGCTGCCAATTCTGAAGACGAGGTCCTTTGGCTTCTAGACATGCTGGAGTGGAAGTAA